In the Acanthopagrus latus isolate v.2019 chromosome 23, fAcaLat1.1, whole genome shotgun sequence genome, one interval contains:
- the ddx39ab gene encoding DEAD (Asp-Glu-Ala-Asp) box polypeptide 39Ab, which yields MAENDVDNELLDYEEDEEPQGAPESAAPAGKKEVKGSYVSIHSSGFRDFLLKPELLRAIIDCGFEHPSEVQHECIPQAILGMDILCQAKSGMGKTAVFVLATLQQIEPVDGQVSVLVMCHTRELAFQISKEYERFSKYMPTVKAAVFFGGLAIKKDEEVLKKNCPHIVVGTPGRITALTRNKTLSLKNVKHFVLDECDKMLEQLDMRRDVQEIFRITPHEKQVMMFSATLSKDIRPVCRKFMQDPMEVFVDDETKLTLHGLQQYYSKLKDSEKNRKLFDLLDVLEFNQVVIFVKSVQRCIALSQLLVEQNFPAISIHRGMAQEERLSRYQQFKDFQRRILVATNLFGRGMDIERVNIVFNYDMPEDSDTYLHRVARAGRFGTKGLAITFVSDETDAKTLNDVQDRFEVNVAELPDEIDISSYIEQSR from the exons ATGGCTGAGAACGATGTTGACAATGAGCTGCTCGATtatgaagaggatgaggagccTCAAGGAGCCCCAGAGAGTGCGGCCCCCGCAGGCAAGAAGGAGGTGAAGGGCTCCTACGTTTCCATCCACAGCTCTGGCTTCAGAGATTTTCTGCTTAAACCAGAGTTGCTTCGTGCCATCATCGACTGTGGTTTTGAGCATCCATCTGAAG tCCAGCATGAGTGCATCCCACAAGCTATCCTGGGTATGGACATCCTCTGTCAAGCCAAGTCTGGTATGGGCAAGAcggctgtgtttgtgctggccACCCTGCAGCAGATTGAACCTGTTGATGGACAG gTGTCTGTATTAGTCATGTGCCACACACGAGAGCTGGCCTTCCAGATCAGCAAAGAGTACGAGCGTTTCTCCAAGTACATGCCCACGGTCAAGGCAGCAGTGTTCTTTGGTGGCTTGGCCATCAAGAAGGACGAGGAAGTCTTGAAGAAGAACTGCCCTCACATAGTTGTCGGAACACCAGGCCGCATCACCGCTCTCACCCGTAACAAGACCCTCAGTCTGAAAAACGTCAAGCATTTTGTCCTGGATGAGTGTGACAAAATGTTGGAGCAGCTAG ACATGAGGCGCGACGTGCAGGAAATCTTCAGGATCACACCCCATGAGAAGCAGGTCATGATGTTCAGCGCAACACTGAGCAAAGACATCCGGCCAGTCTGCCGCAAATTCATGCAGGAT CCCATGGAAGTATTTGTGGATGACGAGACCAAACTTACACTCCACGGCCTGCAACAGTACTACTCCAAACTGAAGGACAGCGAGAAGAACCGCAAGCTCTTTGACCTGCTTGATGTCTTGGAGTTCAACCAg GTGGTGATCTTTGTTAAGTCAGTCCAGCGCTGCATCGCTCTGTCTCAGCTTCTGGTGGAACAAAATTTCCCTGCAATTTCCATCCACAGGGGAATGGCTCAGGAAGAGAG GCTGTCTCGCTATCAGCAATTCAAGGACTTCCAAAGGCGGATCCTGGTTGCCACTAATCTCTTTGGCCGAGGGATGGATATCGAGCGGGTCAATATCGTCTTCAACTACGACATGCCAGAAGATTCTGACACCTATTTACACAGG GTTGCCCGTGCTGGTAGGTTTGGGACCAAAGGCCTGGCTATAACCTTTGTGTCTGATGAGACCGACGCCAAGACTCTGAACGATGTGCAGGACCGTTTTGAGGTCAACGTGGCAGAACTGCCAGATGAGATTGACATCTCCTCTTACA TCGAGCAGTCCAGATGA
- the si:ch211-106h11.3 gene encoding CCN family member 1, with the protein MGILLIAAVLQVITVGLVTAGCPVVCDCPAGPPSCPPGVSSVPDGCGCCKVCAAQLNQDCHEGLPCDHHKGLECNYGNDVGRTHGICRAKAEGRSCEYNGRIYQNGENFRAGCKHQCTCIDGAVGCIPLCPSHVPLASPSCPAPQLVKVPGQCCLSIDCHKGSTVVPPVHRRPQPPAYPPYPFIPYPSYPYPKPYPKPYRKLYPYKPKKEKDTLGNELVDVGRKWDKPRGNKHLAAWRQVGDQCVVQTTSWSQCSRSCGMGVSSRVTNDNARCKLIKETRLCNIRPCSSMSVPVKKGRKCSRTHKAPEPHRLSYAGCRSTRLYRPNYCGVCRDGRCCSPRRTRTASVTFSCPDGERFNRSVMFIQSCKCSDECNHLNEAAMPPQRWLYGDTHKFID; encoded by the exons ATGGGGATTCTGCTTATAGCTGCTGTCTTGCAAGTGATAACAGTCGGCTTG GTGACTGCTGGATGTCCGGTGGTGTGTGACTGTCCGGCAGGGCCTCCATCCTGTCCCCCAGGAGTGAGCTCAGTTCCGGACGGCTGCGGATGCTGCAAGGTGTGTGCCGCTCAGCTCAACCAGGATTGCCACGAAGGGCTGCCCTGTGACCACCATAAAGGCCTGGAGTGCAACTATGGCAATGATGTGGGCCGGACCCATGGCATCTGCAGGG CGAAGGCAGAGGGCCGCTCGTGCGAATACAACGGGCGGATCTATCAAAACGGCGAGAATTTCCGCGCTGGTTGCAAGCACCAGTGCACCTGCATCGATGGAGCAGTGGGATGCATCCCCCTCTGCCCCAGCCACGTGCCCCTGGCGTCCCCTTCCTGTCCTGCCCCGCAGCTGGTCAAGGTGCCAGGCCAGTGCTGCCTCAGCATCGACTGTCACAAGGGAAGCACCGTTGTGCCCCCAGTGCACCGCCGACCCCAACCTCCAGCTTACCCGCCCTACCCCTTCATCCCCTACCCGTCCTACCCTTACCCGAAGCCTTATCCAAAACCGTACCGGAAACTGTACCCCTACAAACCCAAAAAGGAGAAGGACACCCTTGGCAACGAGCTGGTGGACGTGGGGCGCAAGTGGGACAAGCCGCGTGGAAACAAGCACCTGGCGG CCTGGAGGCAGGTGGGAGATCAGTGCGTGGTTCAGACTACTTCCTGGTCCCAGTGTTCCCGGAGCTGTGGGATGGGCGTCTCCTCTCGTGTTACCAATGACAATGCCCGGTGTAAGCTGATCAAGGAGACGCGCCTGTGCAACATTCGGCCCTGTAGCTCCATGTCTGTCCCTGTCAAG aaaggaaggaagtgCTCTCGTACCCATAAGGCCCCTGAGCCGCACCGCCTGTCCTACGCCGGCTGCAGGAGCACCCGCCTGTACAGGCCTAACTACTGCGGCGTGTGTAGGGATGGCCGTTGCTGCTCACCCCGTCGCACGCGCACAGCCAGCGTGACCTTCTCCTGCCCTGACGGCGAGCGCTTCAACAGGTCCGTGATGTTCATCCAGTCCTGCAAGTGCAGCGACGAGTGCAACCACCTCAACGAGGCTGCCATGCCTCCGCAGCGATGGCTCTacggagacacacacaagtTCATCGACTAG